One part of the Arthrobacter sp. EM1 genome encodes these proteins:
- a CDS encoding response regulator transcription factor, whose translation MIAWADAGLTAADGAPAVIRVFILDDHELVRRGLQELLEGEGFLVVGSSGSAVEATRRIPALHPDVCVLDARLPDGTGIEVCRDVRSVDPSLNCIILTSYDDEQALRGAVLAGASGYVLKEIGGTDLIGALRRAAAGESLFAEGVAAGIVDSLVAAEDVDPRTASLTPQERRVLELVGGGLTNRQIAAEMFLAEKTVKNYVSSLLAKLGFERRTQAAVFIASPASPAPQGSHAEAHRPHSVR comes from the coding sequence ATGATTGCCTGGGCAGACGCAGGTCTCACTGCAGCCGACGGGGCACCGGCCGTTATCCGGGTCTTTATCCTTGATGACCACGAACTCGTCCGGCGCGGGCTCCAGGAGCTCCTCGAGGGTGAGGGCTTCCTGGTGGTGGGCAGCTCGGGTTCCGCCGTCGAGGCGACCCGGCGCATTCCGGCCCTCCATCCTGACGTCTGCGTCCTGGACGCCCGTCTGCCGGACGGGACCGGAATTGAGGTCTGCCGCGACGTACGTTCGGTGGACCCGTCGCTGAACTGCATTATTCTGACGAGCTACGACGACGAGCAAGCACTGCGCGGAGCGGTTCTGGCGGGCGCGAGCGGCTATGTCCTAAAGGAGATCGGTGGCACTGACCTGATCGGGGCGCTGCGCCGGGCTGCTGCCGGCGAGTCCCTCTTCGCGGAGGGCGTCGCCGCCGGAATCGTGGACAGCTTGGTGGCGGCCGAAGATGTGGACCCCAGGACTGCCTCCCTGACGCCGCAGGAGCGGCGGGTACTGGAGCTGGTGGGCGGTGGGCTCACCAACCGCCAGATTGCAGCGGAGATGTTCCTCGCCGAGAAGACCGTCAAAAACTACGTTTCGTCACTGCTGGCCAAGCTGGGCTTTGAACGGCGGACGCAGGCTGCGGTGTTTATCGCGAGCCCCGCGTCGCCGGCACCGCAAGGAAGCCACGCGGAAGCACATCGACCCCACAGCGTCCGTTAG